GGCCATGTCCTTCATCTGCCGCATATGATCGATGCGGATGACGTCCTTGTTGCCGGTCGTGGTGATGAAGATATCGGCCGACGAAACGACGTCTTCGAGCAGCACGACTTCATACCCGTCCATGGCGGCCTGCAGAGCACAGATCGGATCCGCTTCCGTAACCTTGACGCGGGCGCCGGCGCCGGAGAGCGAGGCAGCGGAACCCTTGCCCACGTCGCCGTAACCGCAGACGACGGCGACCTTGCCGGCCATCATCACGTCGGTGCCGCGGCGAATGCCGTCGACCAGTGATTCCTTGCAGCCATACTTGTTGTCGAACTTCGACTTGGTGACGGAATCGTTGACGTTGATCGCCGGGAAGGGCAGCAGGCCCTTCTGGCTCAACTGATAGAGGCGGTTAACGCCGGTCGTGGTTTCCTCGGTGACGCCCTTGATGGCGTCGCGCTGCTTGGTGAACCAGCCCGGGGAAGCGGCAAGGCGCTTCTTGATCTGGGCGAAGAGGATTTCCTCTTCTTCGGAATGCGGGTTGGAGAGCACGTCCTCGCCGGCTTCGGCGCGGGCGCCGAGCAGGATGTACATGGTGGCGTCGCCGCCATCATCGAGGATCATGTTGGAAAGGCCGCCATCGGCCCACTGGAAGATCTTGTCGGTATAGACCCAGTAATCCTCGAGCGACTCGCCCTTGATGGCGAAAACCGGAACGCCGGCCGCGGCGATCGCCGCAGCGGCATGATCCTGCGTCGAGAAGATGTTGCACGACGCCCAGCGGACTTCGGCGCCGAGCGCAACCAGGGTTTCGATCAGCACGGCCGTCTGGATGGTCATGTGCAGCGAACCGGTGATGCGCGCGCCCTTCAGCGGCTTTGCCTCGCCAAACTCGGCGCGGCAGGACATCAGCCCCGGCATTTCGGTTTCGGCGATCGTAATTTCCTTGCGGCCGAAGTCCGCAAGCCCGATATCGGCGACGACATAATCTTTTTCAGTGCTCATAGAGGTCTCCAGGCTGAAAAGAGTCTCAAAAATTGGCGCAGGCGCAAGCAAGCGCACAGCATATCCGCCGTTTAGCAGGCTTCGCCTGGGATGGCAATAAGGATATAAAGAAGTCTTTATATGTTTATATGAACTCGGCCGAGCTCAC
This DNA window, taken from Rhizobium etli CFN 42, encodes the following:
- the ahcY gene encoding adenosylhomocysteinase, whose product is MSTEKDYVVADIGLADFGRKEITIAETEMPGLMSCRAEFGEAKPLKGARITGSLHMTIQTAVLIETLVALGAEVRWASCNIFSTQDHAAAAIAAAGVPVFAIKGESLEDYWVYTDKIFQWADGGLSNMILDDGGDATMYILLGARAEAGEDVLSNPHSEEEEILFAQIKKRLAASPGWFTKQRDAIKGVTEETTTGVNRLYQLSQKGLLPFPAINVNDSVTKSKFDNKYGCKESLVDGIRRGTDVMMAGKVAVVCGYGDVGKGSAASLSGAGARVKVTEADPICALQAAMDGYEVVLLEDVVSSADIFITTTGNKDVIRIDHMRQMKDMAIVGNIGHFDNEIEVAALRNLKWTNVKPQVDLIEFPKGNRIILLSEGRLLNLGNATGHPSFVMSASFTNQTLAQIELFTKPGQYENKVYILPKHLDEKVARLHLDKLGVKLTQLSEEQAAYIGVKPQGPFKSDHYRY